A window from Nycticebus coucang isolate mNycCou1 chromosome X, mNycCou1.pri, whole genome shotgun sequence encodes these proteins:
- the KLHL34 gene encoding kelch-like protein 34, which yields MSYFLSYCKAHGGALLTGYQALRAEGFLCDVILEAEGSEFPAHRSLLACSSDYFRALFKSHTRESRERVIHLHVPSAAGLQRLLDFIYTAWLSLSMDTLEDTLEAASYLQVTEALGLCGRYLERQLAPENCCFVANVAARFGLAHTLDAAERCIVSHLRDLLTRGAGPSGLLELNPASLRAVLGASDLARVSEAWLLGLALAWLRQEPAADRRAHCAALLERVRFGLVPADVLRRVYSGSGLVLPARVKGLIIQALNYHTAPSRQPLMQGEQTSVRSPQTRILLVGGRRAREAVTEEVVVPRAPARGRVAAVEPEEEEEEEVEEEEEEEEWELTHNVVAFDVYNHCWRSLTRLPTPLLGHSVCTVGNFLFVLGGECPSHSASVSADAQLAVTPRVHRYDPRFHVWTEVPAMREARAHFWCGAVGERLLAVGGLGADGEALASVETYDLRWDRWTAAGALPRALHGHAGAVGDRGVLYISGGKAGRGEGGASSLRDLYTLGPGEQVWSKKAPMGTARFGHHMAVLRGAVFAFLGRYEPFSEIERYDPGTDQWTRLRPLPYDRFSYGLAVVEETVLLLGGLKWRDSRQVPTRNVVGYDLDLDRWEDIGCALPWAWSGLQCAVLQLAEGGDEEREREPSEALDLVLG from the coding sequence ATGAGTTACTTCCTGTCTTACTGCAAGGCTCATGGCGGCGCGCTACTCACCGGCTACCAGGCCCTTCGCGCTGAGGGCTTCCTGTGTGACGTGATACTGGAGGCCGAGGGCAGCGAATTCCCTGCGCACAGGTCGCTCCTCGCGTGCTCCAGTGACTATTTCAGGGCCCTGTTCAAGAGCCACACTCGGGAATCTCGGGAGCGCGTAATCCACTTGCACGTGCCGTCGGCAGCAGGCCTACAGCGCCTGCTGGACTTCATCTACACCGCCTGGCTGTCGCTCTCCATGGACACCTTAGAGGACACATTGGAAGCTGCTAGCTACCTGCAAGTCACCGAGGCCCTGGGGCTGTGCGGGCGCTACCTTGAGCGCCAGCTGGCTCCAGAGAACTGCTGCTTCGTCGCTAATGTGGCAGCGCGCTTCGGCCTGGCTCACACCCTGGATGCGGCCGAGCGCTGCATTGTGAGCCACTTGCGGGACCTGCTGACGCGGGGCGCGGGTCCATCAGGACTGCTAGAGCTCAACCCTGCGTCCCTGAGGGCCGTGTTGGGGGCGTCCGACTTGGCACGGGTGTCCGAGGCCTGGCTGCTGGGCCTGGCGCTGGCCTGGCTGCGGCAGGAGCCCGCGGCAGATCGCCGGGCTCACTGCGCAGCGCTGCTTGAGCGCGTGCGCTTCGGCCTGGTGCCTGCCGACGTGCTGCGGCGCGTGTACTCGGGCTCCGGCCTCGTGCTGCCCGCCCGGGTGAAGGGCCTCATCATCCAGGCTCTGAACTACCACACGGCGCCTTCCCGTCAGCCGCTCATGCAGGGCGAGCAGACCAGCGTCCGGAGCCCCCAGACCCGCATTTTGTTGGTTGGGGGACGGAGGGCGCGGGAGGCGGTGACGGAGGAGGTTGTGGTCCCAAGGGCGCCAGCTAGGGGCCGGGTTGCCGCAGTGGAGCccgaggaggaggaagaggaagaggtagaagaggaggaggaagaagaggagtgGGAGCTCACCCATAACGTCGTGGCCTTCGACGTGTATAATCACTGCTGGCGCAGCCTTACCCGGCTGCCCACTCCGCTGCTGGGGCACAGCGTGTGCACCGTGGGCAACTTCCTGTTTGTCCTGGGCGGAGAGTGCCCTTCCCACAGTGCCTCTGTTTCCGCCGATGCCCAGCTAGCAGTCACACCCCGGGTGCACCGCTACGACCCGCGCTTCCACGTTTGGACGGAGGTGCCCGCCATGCGGGAAGCGCGGGCCCACTTCTGGTGCGGCGCTGTGGGCGAGAGGCTCCTGGCTGTTGGGGGTCTTGGGGCGGACGGCGAGGCTCTGGCCTCGGTGGAGACGTACGACCTACGTTGGGACCGCTGGACGGCGGCCGGGGCGCTCCCGCGGGCTCTGCACGGCCACGCGGGGGCTGTCGGGGACCGTGGTGTCTTGTACATATCTGGGGGCAAGGCGGGGAGAGGTGAGGGCGGCGCGAGCAGCCTCCGGGACTTGTACACCTTAGGTCCTGGGGAGCAGGTGTGGAGCAAGAAGGCGCCCATGGGCACGGCCCGCTTTGGGCACCACATGGCAGTGCTGCGCGGCGCCGTGTTCGCTTTTCTGGGGAGATATGAGCCTTTCTCCGAGATTGAGCGCTATGACCCTGGCACGGACCAGTGGACTCGGTTGCGGCCGCTACCCTACGACCGCTTCTCCTATGGGTTGGCCGTGGTGGAGGAGACTGTGCTTCTGCTAGGCGGCCTTAAGTGGCGGGACTCGCGCCAGGTACCTACCCGCAACGTGGTGGGCTATGACCTCGACCTGGATCGCTGGGAGGACATTGGCTGCGCGCTGCCCTGGGCCTGGAGCGGCCTGCAGTGCGCAGTGCTGCAGCTGGCAGAGGGTGGGGacgaggaaagggagagagagcctTCAGAGGCTCTAGATTTAGTGCTGGGCTGA